A genome region from Bacteroidota bacterium includes the following:
- the gdhA gene encoding NADP-specific glutamate dehydrogenase — MSTYVQDLMAEVKAKNPAEPEFHQAVQEVAESLSLVLERHPEYRAAKILERIIEPERIITFRVPWVDEQGETHINRGYRIEMNSSIGPYKGGLRFHPSVNQGILKFLAFEQVFKNSLTTLPMGGGKGGSDFDPKGKSDLKVMRFCQAFMAELFRHIGPDTDVPAGDIGVGGREIGYLFGMYKKLRNEFTGVLTGKGLNWGGSLIRPEATGYGAVYFAAEMLGTRKQTLEGKTCLVSGSGNVAQFTVEKINQLGGKAVTLSDSNGYIYDEAGITKEKLAFVMDLKNVRRGRIKEYAEKYKGAMYKEIDPKADSNPLWDHKATCAFPSATQNEINGKDAQNLLRNGIYCVAEGANMPTTLDGVKVFLDAGILYGPGKAANAGGVATSGLEMAQNSMRLPWTREEVDNRLRMIMTEIHTTCVIVAERFGTPGNYVNGANIGGFLKVADAMMDQGVV; from the coding sequence ATGTCAACCTACGTGCAAGACCTGATGGCTGAGGTGAAGGCGAAGAATCCGGCAGAACCGGAGTTCCACCAAGCGGTGCAGGAAGTGGCCGAGTCGTTGTCGCTCGTGCTTGAACGCCATCCCGAATACAGGGCGGCGAAAATTCTCGAACGCATCATCGAACCCGAACGCATCATTACTTTCCGTGTTCCGTGGGTTGATGAACAGGGCGAAACCCACATCAATCGCGGATACCGCATCGAAATGAACAGCTCAATCGGGCCCTATAAAGGGGGATTGCGGTTTCATCCGTCCGTCAATCAGGGAATTCTCAAGTTTCTCGCCTTCGAGCAAGTGTTCAAGAACAGTCTCACCACGCTACCGATGGGCGGCGGCAAGGGCGGCTCCGATTTCGATCCGAAAGGAAAAAGCGATTTGAAGGTGATGCGCTTTTGCCAGGCATTCATGGCGGAGTTGTTCCGTCACATCGGACCCGACACCGACGTTCCGGCGGGTGACATCGGCGTCGGCGGGCGAGAGATCGGCTACTTGTTCGGCATGTACAAGAAACTGAGAAACGAATTCACCGGCGTTCTCACGGGCAAAGGTCTGAACTGGGGCGGCTCGCTCATACGCCCCGAAGCAACGGGCTATGGCGCGGTGTACTTTGCGGCCGAAATGCTCGGGACCCGCAAGCAGACTCTCGAGGGAAAAACGTGCCTCGTCTCCGGCAGCGGCAACGTTGCGCAATTTACAGTTGAAAAAATCAACCAACTCGGCGGCAAAGCGGTAACACTTTCCGATTCCAATGGTTACATTTATGATGAAGCGGGAATAACGAAAGAGAAGCTTGCGTTTGTTATGGATTTGAAGAATGTCCGCCGCGGGCGCATTAAGGAGTATGCGGAGAAGTACAAGGGTGCCATGTACAAAGAGATAGACCCGAAAGCCGACTCCAATCCGCTGTGGGACCACAAGGCAACTTGCGCGTTCCCGAGTGCGACACAAAACGAGATCAACGGCAAGGACGCGCAGAACCTGTTGCGTAACGGCATCTACTGCGTTGCCGAGGGGGCAAACATGCCGACGACACTCGACGGGGTGAAGGTGTTTCTCGATGCCGGAATCCTGTACGGACCCGGCAAGGCGGCAAACGCCGGCGGCGTGGCGACCTCCGGACTCGAGATGGCGCAGAACAGCATGCGTCTCCCCTGGACGCGTGAGGAAGTTGACAACCGCCTGAGGATGATCATGACGGAGATACACACAACGTGTGTCATCGTCGCCGAACGGTTCGGCACGCCGGGCAACTACGTGAACGGCGCGAACATCGGCGGCTTCCTCAAGGTCGCAGATGCGATGATGGATCAGGGGGTTGTGTAG